In Periplaneta americana isolate PAMFEO1 chromosome 3, P.americana_PAMFEO1_priV1, whole genome shotgun sequence, the following are encoded in one genomic region:
- the Vps2 gene encoding charged multivesicular body protein 2a isoform X1 yields the protein MIFLHCSTSFLTGGSRKMPLEWLFGKRMTPEEMLRKNQRALNKAMRDLDRERARMEQQEKKIIADIKKMAKEGQMDAVKIMAKDLVRTRRYVKKFMLMKANIQAVSLKIQTLRSQNAMAQAMKGVTKAMQNMNRQLNLPQIQRILQEFEKQSEIMDMKEEMMNDAIDDAMEDEGDEEESDAVVSQVLDELGLQLTDQLSGLPQASGSLAASGAKAPAMAAAAGGGGAGVGGGGGGGAGAVNDADADLQARLDNLRRE from the exons ATGATCTTCCTGCATTGTAGTACATCATTCTTGACTGGAGGTTCCAG AAAAATGCCTTTAGAATGGCTTTTTGGCAAACGCATGACTCCAGAGGAGATGCTGCGGAAGAACCAACGTGCATTGAACAAAGCTATGAGAGACTTGGATCGAGAAAGAGCTCGAATGGAACAACAAGAAAAGAAGATTATTGCAGATATAAAGAAAATGGCTAAAGAAGGCCAGATG gatgcTGTGAAAATAATGGCTAAAGACCTTGTGAGGACACGACGTTATGTAAAAAAGTTCATGCTTATGAAAGCTAATATTCAAGCTGTCTCTCTTAAGATACAGACACTCAGGTCACAGAATGCAATGGCACAAGCAATGAAAGGTGTAACGAAAGCAATGCAGAATATGAACAG GCAGTTGAACCTACCCCAGATTCAAAGAATTCTTCAAGAATTTGAGAAGCAGTCAGAGATCATGGATATGAAAGAAGAAATGATGAATGATGCTATTGATGATGCGATGGAAGACGAAGGAGATGAAGAAGAAAG TGATGCTGTTGTGTCACAAGTATTAGATGAACTCGGTCTTCAGCTCACAGACCAGTTGTCTGGCTTGCCGCAAGCTTCAGGTTCTTTGGCAGCAAGTGGAGCAAAAGCCCCTGCCATGGCTGCAGCAGCAGGAGGAGGCGGTGCTGGAGTTGGCGGCGGAGGCGGTGGTGGTGCAGGGGCAGTTAATGACGCAGATGCAGACCTCCAGGCCCGACTTGACAACCTGCGGAGAGAATAG
- the Vps2 gene encoding charged multivesicular body protein 2a isoform X2 yields the protein MPLEWLFGKRMTPEEMLRKNQRALNKAMRDLDRERARMEQQEKKIIADIKKMAKEGQMDAVKIMAKDLVRTRRYVKKFMLMKANIQAVSLKIQTLRSQNAMAQAMKGVTKAMQNMNRQLNLPQIQRILQEFEKQSEIMDMKEEMMNDAIDDAMEDEGDEEESDAVVSQVLDELGLQLTDQLSGLPQASGSLAASGAKAPAMAAAAGGGGAGVGGGGGGGAGAVNDADADLQARLDNLRRE from the exons ATGCCTTTAGAATGGCTTTTTGGCAAACGCATGACTCCAGAGGAGATGCTGCGGAAGAACCAACGTGCATTGAACAAAGCTATGAGAGACTTGGATCGAGAAAGAGCTCGAATGGAACAACAAGAAAAGAAGATTATTGCAGATATAAAGAAAATGGCTAAAGAAGGCCAGATG gatgcTGTGAAAATAATGGCTAAAGACCTTGTGAGGACACGACGTTATGTAAAAAAGTTCATGCTTATGAAAGCTAATATTCAAGCTGTCTCTCTTAAGATACAGACACTCAGGTCACAGAATGCAATGGCACAAGCAATGAAAGGTGTAACGAAAGCAATGCAGAATATGAACAG GCAGTTGAACCTACCCCAGATTCAAAGAATTCTTCAAGAATTTGAGAAGCAGTCAGAGATCATGGATATGAAAGAAGAAATGATGAATGATGCTATTGATGATGCGATGGAAGACGAAGGAGATGAAGAAGAAAG TGATGCTGTTGTGTCACAAGTATTAGATGAACTCGGTCTTCAGCTCACAGACCAGTTGTCTGGCTTGCCGCAAGCTTCAGGTTCTTTGGCAGCAAGTGGAGCAAAAGCCCCTGCCATGGCTGCAGCAGCAGGAGGAGGCGGTGCTGGAGTTGGCGGCGGAGGCGGTGGTGGTGCAGGGGCAGTTAATGACGCAGATGCAGACCTCCAGGCCCGACTTGACAACCTGCGGAGAGAATAG